From the genome of Brevundimonas sp. NIBR11:
AGCGTTTCGACGCCCGCCTGAAGCTGGCTGAGCTGCCGCGTAACTCGGCCGCCGTCCGTATCCGCAACCGCTGCGAAGTGACGGGCCGTCCGCGCGCCTTCTATCGCAAGCTCAAGATGAGCCGGATCGCCCTGCGTGAACTCGGCAACCTGGGACAGATCCCGGGCCTGACGAAGTCCAGCTGGTAAGGGGAGCGACAGACATGATGATCAACGATCCCCTGAGCGACATGATCGCTCGCATGAAGAACGCGGCCATGCGCAAGCGTTCGAAAGTGCTCACCCCGGCCTCCCGTCTGCGCCAGCGCGTCCTCGACGTGCTGCAGGACGAAGGCTACATCCGCGGCTATTCGCTGGTTCAGAACCCCGGCGAGTTTCCGCAGTTCGAGATCGAGCTCAAGTATTTCGACGGCCAGCCGGTCATCGCTGAAATCGCTCGCGTGTCCAAGCCGGGCCGCCGCGTCTATTCGGCGATCACCGATCTGAAGCCGGTCAAGAACGGCCTGGGCATCTCGATCCTTTCGACTTCGAAGGGCGTCATGTCCGACGCCGCTGCTCGCGACGCCAACGTCGGCGGCGAAGTCCTCTGCAGGGTCTACTAAAGATGTCCCGTATCGGAAAACGTCCCATCACCTTGCCGAAAGGCGTGACCGTCGCCATCGACGGCCAGACCGTGACCGTGAAAGGCCCCAAGGCCGAGCGTTCGTGGACTGTCGCTGAAGAAGTCGAAGTCACCCAGGAAGACGGCGCCCTGAACCTGGCGATCCGCGCCGACACCCAGCGCGCTCGCGCGATGTGGGGTCTGTCGCGCACGCTGCTCGACAACATGGTCACCGGCGTGACCGAGGGCTTCGAACGCACGCTCGAGCTGGTCGGCGTCGGTTACCGCGCCGCCATGAAGGGCAACGACCTGTCGCTGCAACTCGGCTTTTCGCATGAAGTGGACATCAAGGCTCCGGCCGGCGTGACCTTCGCGGTGCCGAAACAGACCGAGATCAAGATCTCGGGTCCGGACAAGCAAGTCGTCGGCGAATTGGCCGCCAATATCCGCAAGCTGCGTCCGCCGGAGCCCTACAAGGGCAAGGGCGTCCGCTACGCCGGCGAGAAGGTTCGTCGCAAGGAAGGCAAGAAGAAGTAAGCCATGGCTCTTTCTCTGCAACAACAAGCCAAGAAGCGCACCGAGCGCAACCGTCGTCGCCTCAAGGCTGTCGGCAACGGCCGTCTGCGTCTGTCGGTCTACCGTTCGGACAAGAACATCTCGGCCCAGGTTATCGACGATTCCAAGGGGATCACGGTGGCTTCGGCTTCGTCGCTGGAAGGCGACAAGGCCGGAACGTCCAAGGGCTCCAACAAGGAAGCCGCTGCTGCGATCGGCAAGCTGGTCGCCCAGCGCGCCATCGAGAAGGGCGTCACCGAAGTGGTCTTCGACCGCGGCGGCTACATCTATCACGGACGGGTGAAGGCGCTGGCGGATGCCGCGCGTGAAGCCGGCCTGAACTTCTAAGGACCGCACAGATGGCGCAAGCTCCTCAACGTGGCGGCGGCGGCAACGACCGCAACCGTCGCGACAACAACCGCAACAGCCCCGTCGCCGATGGTCCGGATTCGGACATCGTCGAAAAGCTGGTCCACATCAACCGCGTCGCGGCCACCGTCAAAGGCGGCCGTCGCTTCTCCTTCGCAGCCCTGATGGTCGTCGGTGACGGCAAGGGTCGCGTCGGCTTCGGTCACGGCAAGGCGCGCGAAGTGCCGGAAGCCATCCGCAAGGCGACCGAAGAAGCCAAAAAGACGATGATCCGCGTTCCGCTGCGCGAGAACCGCACCCTGCACCACGACGGCAACGGCCGTTGGGGCGCCGGCAAGATCATGATGCGCGCCGCCCCTCCGGGAACCGGCGTCATCGCGGGCGGTCCGATGCGCGCCGTGCTCGAAACCCTCGGCGTCCATGACGTCGTGGCCAAGTCGACCGGTTCGTCGAACCCCTACAACATGATCCGTGCGACGTTCGAGGCGCTGAAAGTCCAGTCCTCGCCGCGCCAGGTCGCTTCGAAGCGCGGGAAGAAGGTCTCCGACCTGATGGGCCGCCGCAACGACGGCGCTTCGGCCCCGGTCGAAGCCGAAGCCGTGGAGTCCTAAGTCATGGCCGACAAGAAAACGATCACCGTGCGCCAGATCGGTTCGCCGATCCGCCGCAAGAACGACCAGCGCGCCACCTTGGTGGGCCTGGGTCTGAACCGTATGGGCCGTGAGTCCACGCTGGAAGACACCCCCTCGGTCCGTGGCATGATCGCCAAGGTCCACCACCTGACCGAGATCGTCGAAAAGTAAGCCTGATCCTTCCCTTCGGGGAAGGGCGGGGCGACCAGGTAGGGGCGGCTCGCGAGAGTCGCCTTTACTGCTTTGAGGGGAGCCGCTATAGCGCGCGACCTTGAAGTTCCGGGTTCGGCCGATTTCGCCGCGCCCACACATCGAAAACACGCCGAGTCCGCTGCTGCAGTGGGCGCTAGCACCCGAAAGGATCAGGCACATGAAACTGAACGAAATTCGCGACAACGAAGGCGCCCACAAGAAGCGCATGCGCGTCGGCCGCGGTCCGGGGTCGGGCAAGGGCAAGACCGCCGGTCGCGGCGTCAAGGGTCAGAAGTCGCGTTCGGGCGTCGCCATCGGCGGCTTCGAAGGCGGCCAGATGCCGCTGTACATGCGCATGCCGAAGCGCGGCTTCAATAACCCGAACGCGCTGAAGCTGGCCGAAGTGAACCTGTGGCGCCTGCAGGACGCCATCGACGCCGGCAAGCTGGACATCAAGGGCGAGATCAAGGGTGAAGCCCTGGTCGCCGCCGGCGTGATCCGCCGCGTCAAGGACGGCGTCCGTCTGCTGGGCACCGGCGAACTGAAGTCCAAGTTGAATCTCGTCGTCTGGTCGGCCACGGCCGGCGCCAAGAAGGCGATCGAGGCTGCCGGCGGCTCTGTCGTCGAACAGCGCATCGAAGCCGAAGCCAAGGCCGCTGCCCGCGTCGAGAAGCGCAACGCCGCCAAGGGCAAGGTTCCGGCTCCGAAGGCTCCCCGTGGCGACGCCAACAAGATCTCGGCTCGCACGACGCGTACGGCCGCTAAGGCCTAAATCCAATAAAGCTCGAGGGGCGGTCTCGCTAAGGGGCCGCCCTTCGCCTATCTGGACGAAGGCGTCGGATTCGAAGACCGGATCGGGCGCCGCGTACTGACAAGTCGGGGTAACGACATATGGCTTCGGCCGCCGAACAACTTGCCGCCAATATGAACATGGGTTCGTTCGCGAAGGCGACCGAACTCCACAAGCGTTTGCTGTTCACGCTTGGCGCGCTTCTCGTCTACCGCATCGGCACCTACGTGCCGATCCCGGGAATCAACTCCGCCGCCTTCCTGCAGTTTTTCCAGGATCCGGACGGACAACGCGGCGTCCTGGACATGTTCAACATGTTCTCGGGCGGCGCCGTGGAGCGGATGGCCGTCTTCGCGCTGAACGTGACGCCCTACATCTCCGCGTCCATCATCGTGCAGCTGATGGGCAGCGTGTACCCCCCGTGGGAGAAGCTGAAGAAGGAAGGCGGCGAGAGCGGCCGCAAGCAGCTGAACCAATACACCCGTTATCTGACGGTGTTCCTGGCTCTGGCGCAGTCCTTCGGCATCGCCGCGGGCCTCAACGCCCAGCCAGGCCTGATCGACGAGCCCGGCGTCTTCTTCATCGCCACCACGGTCGTCTCCCTGACGGGCGGCACCATGTTCCTGATGTGGCTGGGCGAGCAGGTGACGGCTCGCGGCGTCGGCAACGGCATCTCGCTGATCATCTTCGCCGGTATCGTCGCGGTCCTGCCGGGCACGATTGCGCGGATGCTCGGTCTGGCCCAGCAGGGTCAGATCTCGGCCTTCGTCCTTCTGTTCATCGCCGTCCTGGCGGTCGCCACCATCATCTTCATCGTCTTCATGGAACGGGCCCAGCGTCGTCTGCTGATCCAGTACCCGAAACGCCAGGAAGGCAACCGGATGGCCGGCGGGGAACGTTCGTTCCTGCCGCTCAAGGTGAACACCGCCGGTGTCATCCCGCCGATCTTCGCCTCGAGCCTGCTGCTTCTGCCGACCACGGTCGCTCAGATGACGGCGACGGCCGACCTGCCGTCGTGGATGAGCTGGCTGCCGCTCGTGACCGCCCAACTGACCCATGGCCAGCCGCTGTTCATGGCGCTCTACGCCGGTCTGATCATCTTCTTCTGCTTCTTCTACACCTCGATCACCTTCAACCCTGAAGACACGGCCGAGAACCTGAGGAAGTACGGCGGCTTCCTGCCGGGCATTCGTCCGGGCAAGCGGACGGCGGAATATTTGGACTACGTCCTGACTCGTCTGACCGTGATCGGCGCCGCCTATATCACGGCCGTCTGCCTTCTGCCGGAGCTGCTCGTCGCGAACATGGGCAACAGCCTGTATTTTGGGGGCACCTCGATCCTGATCGTCGTGTCGGTGACGATGGACACCGTGGCGCAGATCCAGTCGCAGCTGCTGGCTCACCAATACGAAGGCCTGATCAAGAAGGCTCGTCTGCGGGGCCGTGGCGGTCGCGGCGCGCCCGCGCCGGTCCGTCGCTAGAACCAAGAAAGCCGGGAGGGGCCTGAGCATGAATCTGATCCTGTTCGGGCCCCCCGCGGCCGGTAAGGGGACCCAGGCCAAGCGGCTGGTCGAGCAGCGCGGCATGGTCCAGCTGTCGACCGGCGACATGCTGCGCGAGGCCATCGCCTCGGGCTCCGAGCTGGGTCAGCAGTGCCAGGCCATCATGTCGGCCGGCGGGCTGATCGCCGACGACATCGTCATCGCCCTGATCGAGGCCCGTCTCAAAGAGGCCGAGGACGCCGGCGGCGCCATCTTTGACGGCTTCCCGCGCACCCTGGGTCAGGCTGAGGCGCTGGACGCCATGCTGGCCAAGCTCGGCAAGAAGATCGACCACGTCGTCCGCCTGAAGGTCGACGACACCCAGCTTCTGGAGCGTGTCGCCAAACGCTACGCCGACCAGGGGCGTCCGGACGACAATCCGGAAAGCTTCAAGGTCCGGCTGGACGCCTATAACCGGAACACCGCGCCGCTCCTGCCGTACTATGGCGACAAGGGTCTGCTGACGGAGGTGGATGGCATGGGCTCGATCGAGACCGTGGCCGCCGCCATCGACACCGCTCTGGACGCCGGCTGAACCAAACCTGAGCCTTCGCCGTTGCCGTGCGTTCAGGCGGCCATGGTAGAAGCGGGCGTGGATCATCCTCTGACATCGCGGCGCGCGCGCCGGCTGGGTCGCGTCGGCGTCATCGTCGGGGTCGCGGCCGTGCATGCGGCGGTGTTCGCAGCCATCGGTCTGCAACGCGCCGAGGTCATCGATGTCCCGATGCTCCAACCGATCCAGGCCGAGCTGTTCCGTCCCTTCACGCCACCTCCGCCGCCTCCGCCGCCTGAACGTCCGGCCGTGGTCGAGCCCGGAGGGGGCGCCCCCGCCGCGCCGTCCCGGGTGCACGTCACCCCGACGCCGCCGGAGCGTCCGCCCGAGCTCCCCGTCGCCCCGCCGAAGCCCGCGCCCGTTCAGAGCGTCGTCATCGGCGCCTCGCCCACCGCCACCCTCAACAGCGGGCTCGGCCAGGGCGGGGAAGGGACAGGAACCGGCTCGGGCGTCGGAGAGGGCGACGGTCCAGGCTCGGGCTCGGGCCCGCTGATCCTCCGCGGCGCCTCCAGCAATGAGATTCTCGCCTTCGTGCCGCCCGAGGCGCGCCGCCAGCGTCGGGCCGGGCGGGCGGCGATCAACTGCGTCATCCGCGCCGACACCCGTCTGGACCAGTGCCAGGTGGTGAACGAGAGCCCGTCCGGCTTCGGGTTCGGCGAGGCCGGCGTTCGCGTCGCCGAGACCCATTTCCGCTTCCGCCCGCCGACCACGGCTTCAGGGCGAGCCGTCGAGGATTTCCGCGTCACGGTCACGGTCAATTTCGGGCGGCAGTAGCCTCGATTTGACAGCCGCCCGGCAATCACTCCCAACTGCGCCCCAACTTGCGGTGGGGCGTCCATGACTTTCAGGTTCGACGGAACGGCGACGGCGATCGCCCTGGCTCTGGCGATGAGCGTCGCGATCCCGGCGATCGCGACGGCGCAGACGACGCCCGCCACCTATGCCCAGTCCATTGATGGCCTGACGCGCCAGGACGGGCTCTTGACTCTTTTCACGGACGCCGCATCCGGCAAGGTCCTGCTGCAGCTTCCCGCTCCGGCCGCTGACGGCACGCTGGCTCGCGTCATCCACCACACGGCGCTCCGCACCGGTGTCGGGTCGGCGATGACAGGGCTGGACCGCGCCCAGATCGGGCCGACCAATATCCTCGCCTTCCGTCGCATCGGCAAACGCGTGCTCGCCGAGTTCGAGAACCCCCGCTATCGGGCGCCGAACGGTACTACGGATGAACAGGCTGCGGCCCGCGACGCCTTCGTCGGCTCGACGGTCTGGGCCGGCGACGTCGTGGCCGCTGCGCCGGACGGTTCCGTGCTGGTGGACATCTCCAGTTTCATCACCCGCGACGCCCACGGCATCGTCCAGGCCCTGGCACAGACGGGGCAGGGGACGCTGCGCCCCAACGCCGATCTGACCGTGGTGGACGCGTCCCAGGCCAAGGCCTTCCCCGACAACGTCGAATTCGAGGCCCGACTGACCTTCTCCGTCGATGGCCCCGGTCCGGTGCTACGCCAGATCGCGCCCGACGCCCGGCTGGCGACATTTACCGTCCATCACAGCTTTATCCGCTTGCCCGACGCCGGATACCAACCGCGCGCCTATGACCCGCGCACCGGCGCGCTGTCGACCGTCGTCACTGACTTTTCGGCGCCGCTGGACGCGCCCATCGTCAGCCGACTGGCCAACCGGTTCCGGCTGCTGAAGACTGATCCATCAGCCGCCCGTTCCACAGTGGTCGAGCCCATCGTCTTCTACGTTGACCGCGCGGCGCCCGAGCCGATCCGCTCGGCCCTAATCGAGGGCGCCCAGTGGTGGGCCCAGGCGTTTGACGCGGCCGGTTACATCGACGCATTCCGCGTCGAGGTCCTGCCCGAGGGCGTCGATCCGCTGGACGCCCGTTATAACGTCATCAACTGGGTCAACCGCGCGACCCGCAGCTGGTCGTATGGTCAAAGCGTCGTAGATCCCCGCACCGGCGAGATCGTCAAGGGTAGCGTCCTGCTCGGCTCTCTGCGTATGCGTCAGGACATGCTGATCTTCGAGGGTCTGGTCGGCGCCGATCAGACGGGGCAGGGCGGTCCCAACGATCCGCAGGTCATCGCACTGGCCCGCATTCGTCAGTTGTCGGCGCACGAGGTCGGCCATGCCATCGGCCTGCTTCACAACTTCGCCGCGTCGACCCAGGACCGCGCCTCGGTGATGGATTACCCGGTGCCGCAGATCGCCGTGAACGGAGACCGTCTGGATTTCTCGGACGCCTATGCCGTCGGCATGGGCGAGTGGGACCGGTTCGCCATCGATTGGCTCTATGCCGACGTCTCTCAGGCCGAGCTGAATCGGCGAGCGACCGAGGGCGCGGCCCGACTGCGCTTCACGTCCGATGGCGACGCCCGCGTCGGCGGCGACGCCCAGCCCTGGGGCAGTCTGTGGGACAACGGCTCGGACCCGGTCGCGGAGCTGACCCACCTGATGCAGGTCCGCCGCGTGGCGTTGGATCATTTCGGCCTGGGCAACCTGCCCGCCGGCTCCGCCGTCAACGACCTGCGTCGGCGCCTCGTGCCGATCTATCTCTACCATCGCTACCAGGTGGATGCGGTCGCCAAGCTCGTCGGCGGCATCGACTACGGCTACCCGGTCGTGGGCGACGGCCGCGAGGCGTCGACGCCGATTCCGGCCGCGACCCAACGCGCGGCCCTGGCCGTCCTGATGACGACCCTGGATCCCGCCGCGCTCGATCTGCCCGAGCCGCTTCTGGCCCTGCTCGACGCCCAGCAGTCGGGCGACAGCGACCCCCAGCACGACATTGAGGTCTTCGCCACCCGGCAGGGCCAGATCTTTGACCCCGGCAGCGCCGTCGAGGCCGCCGCGGACACGACCTTGACCGCCCTGTTCGCCCCCCGCCGGGTCGAACGTCTCGCCGACGCCGAACGTCGCGACCCCGGCGCCCTGGGTCTCGCCGAGACCATCGACAACGTCATCGCCACCGCCTTCAGACCCGCCGACGGCCGCCTCGCCGAACCCGCGCGCCGGGTTCAGGCTCGAACCGTCCTGACGCTGGCCGGGTTGACGCGGTCGTCCGCCGTTTCTGGAACCACGGCCGCCGTGGTCAGCGATCGGCTGGAGGCGCTGGCGAGGCGGCTGGCCACGTCGCGCGCCGACGATCGGGTCCAGCGCGCTCATGACCACTGGCTGGCCGCCCTGATCACCGACCGCGAGCGGATGGACCAGCTACTGGACGCCAACCGCATCGAAACCCCGACCCCGCCGGGCAGTCCGATCGGGGCGGAGAGCTGCTGGCACTGCGGAACCTGACCGCGCCGGTTGACGGAAACTGAATCACCTGTATAAGGCCCGCTTCCGCGAAAGACGCGCACGCTCCTGGTCTGTTGACCGGAGCGTTTTATGCGTCTGTCAACGCGCATCTGGAGAGCTTCGTGGCCCGTATCGCTGGCGTCAACATTCCGACCAACAAGCGCGTTGAAATCGCGCTTCAGTACATTCACGGCATCGGCCCTGCGTCGGCCAAGGAAATCACCGAGAAGGTCGGCATCGAGCCGGCTCGCCGCGTGAACCAGCTGACGGACGCCGAAGTCCTGCAGATCCGCGAGACGATCGACCGCGACCACACCGTCGAGGGCGACCTGCGCCGCGAGACGTCGATGAACATCAAGCGTCTTATGGACCTCGCCTGCTACCGCGGCCTGCGTCATCGCAAGGGCCTGCCGGTCCGCGGCCAGCGCACCCACACGAACGCCCGCACCCGCAAGGGTCCCGCCAAGCCGATCGCCGGCAAGAAGAAGTAAGAGAGCGAACTGATGGCCAAGGAACCGGGTCGCGTAAAGAAGCGCGAGCGCAAGAACATCACCTCGGGCGTCGCCCACGTGAATGCTTCGTTCAACAACACGATGGTGACCATCACCGACGCTCAAGGGAACGCGATTTCCTGGTCGTCGGCCGGTCACATGGGCTTCAAGGGTTCGCGCAAGTCGACCCCGTACGCCGCCCAGATGGCTGCCGAAGACGCCGGGAAGAAGGCCCAGGAACACGGCGTCAAGACGCTGGAAGTCAATGTCTCCGGTCCGGGTTCCGGCCGTGAGTCGGCCCTGCGCGCCCTGCAGTCGGTCGGCCTGACCATCACGACCATCCGCGACGTCACCCCGATGCCGCACAACGGTTGCCGTCCGCCCAAGCGTCGCCGCGTCTAAGCCACGCCTACGCCTCCCCATCTCACGCCGGTCCTGTACGCACCTGACGAGGTCGCGAGGGACCGGCGAACTCCATTCGAGGGACACCCATGATCGAACGAAACTGGCAAGAACTGATTCGTCCCGAGAAGCCGCAGATCGAACTCGGTTCTGACGCCCAGCGCAAAGCGCGGCTGGTCGCCGAGCCCCTCGAGCGTGGTTTCGGCGTGACGCTCGGCAACGCCCTGCGCCGCGTCCTCCTGTCGTCGCTGCAAGGCGCGGCCGTCACCGCCATCCAGATCGATGGCGTCGTGCACGAATTCTCGTCGCTGGAAGGCGTGCGGGAGGACGTCGTCGACATCGTGCTGAACATCAAGCAGCTGGCCCTGCGCATGCACGCCGAAGGCCCCAAGCGCATGACGCTGAAGGCCACCGGCCCCGGCCCGGTCACCGCCGGCCAGATCGACGTCCCGTCGGACATCGAGGTGCTGAACCCGAACCACGTCATCTGCACCCTGGATGACGGCGCTTCGATCCGCATGGAACTGACCGTTCAGAACGGCAAGGGCTATGTCGCCTCGGAGTTCAATCGTCCGGAAGACGCCCCGATCGGCCTAATCGCCGTCGACGCCCTGTATTCGCCGGTCAAGCGCGTCGCTTATCGCGTCGAGCCGACCCGCCAGGGTCAGTCGCTGGACTACGACAAGCTGGTTCTGGAAGTCGAAACCAACGGAGCCGTCTCGCCGGTTGACGCGGTGGCCTACGCCTCGCGCATCCTGCAAGACCAGCTTCAGATCTTCATCACGTTCGACGAACCGAAGAAGGCTGTCGAAGCCACGGATGGCAAGCCCGACCTGCCGTTCAACCCGGCTCTGCTGAAGAAGGTCGACGAGCTGGAACTGTCGGTCCGTTCGGCCAACTGCCTGAAGAACGACAACATCGTCTACATCGGCGATCTCATCCAGAAGACCGAAGGCGAGATGCTCCGCACCCCGAACTTCGGCCGCAAGTCGCTGAACGAGATCAAGGAAGTGCTGACCTCCATGGGTCTGTCGCTCGGCATGGACGTGCCGAACTGGCCCCCGGAAAACATCGAAGACCTGGCCAAAAAGTTCGACGACCAGATCTAGTTTCAACCCTCCGCCCGGACCTCATCAGTCATCGGAGCGGTTAGAATGATAGCGGCTCAGGGTCC
Proteins encoded in this window:
- a CDS encoding zinc-dependent metalloprotease; translation: MTFRFDGTATAIALALAMSVAIPAIATAQTTPATYAQSIDGLTRQDGLLTLFTDAASGKVLLQLPAPAADGTLARVIHHTALRTGVGSAMTGLDRAQIGPTNILAFRRIGKRVLAEFENPRYRAPNGTTDEQAAARDAFVGSTVWAGDVVAAAPDGSVLVDISSFITRDAHGIVQALAQTGQGTLRPNADLTVVDASQAKAFPDNVEFEARLTFSVDGPGPVLRQIAPDARLATFTVHHSFIRLPDAGYQPRAYDPRTGALSTVVTDFSAPLDAPIVSRLANRFRLLKTDPSAARSTVVEPIVFYVDRAAPEPIRSALIEGAQWWAQAFDAAGYIDAFRVEVLPEGVDPLDARYNVINWVNRATRSWSYGQSVVDPRTGEIVKGSVLLGSLRMRQDMLIFEGLVGADQTGQGGPNDPQVIALARIRQLSAHEVGHAIGLLHNFAASTQDRASVMDYPVPQIAVNGDRLDFSDAYAVGMGEWDRFAIDWLYADVSQAELNRRATEGAARLRFTSDGDARVGGDAQPWGSLWDNGSDPVAELTHLMQVRRVALDHFGLGNLPAGSAVNDLRRRLVPIYLYHRYQVDAVAKLVGGIDYGYPVVGDGREASTPIPAATQRAALAVLMTTLDPAALDLPEPLLALLDAQQSGDSDPQHDIEVFATRQGQIFDPGSAVEAAADTTLTALFAPRRVERLADAERRDPGALGLAETIDNVIATAFRPADGRLAEPARRVQARTVLTLAGLTRSSAVSGTTAAVVSDRLEALARRLATSRADDRVQRAHDHWLAALITDRERMDQLLDANRIETPTPPGSPIGAESCWHCGT
- the rplR gene encoding 50S ribosomal protein L18, with protein sequence MALSLQQQAKKRTERNRRRLKAVGNGRLRLSVYRSDKNISAQVIDDSKGITVASASSLEGDKAGTSKGSNKEAAAAIGKLVAQRAIEKGVTEVVFDRGGYIYHGRVKALADAAREAGLNF
- the rplF gene encoding 50S ribosomal protein L6 — encoded protein: MSRIGKRPITLPKGVTVAIDGQTVTVKGPKAERSWTVAEEVEVTQEDGALNLAIRADTQRARAMWGLSRTLLDNMVTGVTEGFERTLELVGVGYRAAMKGNDLSLQLGFSHEVDIKAPAGVTFAVPKQTEIKISGPDKQVVGELAANIRKLRPPEPYKGKGVRYAGEKVRRKEGKKK
- the rplO gene encoding 50S ribosomal protein L15, giving the protein MKLNEIRDNEGAHKKRMRVGRGPGSGKGKTAGRGVKGQKSRSGVAIGGFEGGQMPLYMRMPKRGFNNPNALKLAEVNLWRLQDAIDAGKLDIKGEIKGEALVAAGVIRRVKDGVRLLGTGELKSKLNLVVWSATAGAKKAIEAAGGSVVEQRIEAEAKAAARVEKRNAAKGKVPAPKAPRGDANKISARTTRTAAKA
- the rpsM gene encoding 30S ribosomal protein S13, coding for MARIAGVNIPTNKRVEIALQYIHGIGPASAKEITEKVGIEPARRVNQLTDAEVLQIRETIDRDHTVEGDLRRETSMNIKRLMDLACYRGLRHRKGLPVRGQRTHTNARTRKGPAKPIAGKKK
- a CDS encoding DNA-directed RNA polymerase subunit alpha; the encoded protein is MIERNWQELIRPEKPQIELGSDAQRKARLVAEPLERGFGVTLGNALRRVLLSSLQGAAVTAIQIDGVVHEFSSLEGVREDVVDIVLNIKQLALRMHAEGPKRMTLKATGPGPVTAGQIDVPSDIEVLNPNHVICTLDDGASIRMELTVQNGKGYVASEFNRPEDAPIGLIAVDALYSPVKRVAYRVEPTRQGQSLDYDKLVLEVETNGAVSPVDAVAYASRILQDQLQIFITFDEPKKAVEATDGKPDLPFNPALLKKVDELELSVRSANCLKNDNIVYIGDLIQKTEGEMLRTPNFGRKSLNEIKEVLTSMGLSLGMDVPNWPPENIEDLAKKFDDQI
- the rpsE gene encoding 30S ribosomal protein S5; this encodes MAQAPQRGGGGNDRNRRDNNRNSPVADGPDSDIVEKLVHINRVAATVKGGRRFSFAALMVVGDGKGRVGFGHGKAREVPEAIRKATEEAKKTMIRVPLRENRTLHHDGNGRWGAGKIMMRAAPPGTGVIAGGPMRAVLETLGVHDVVAKSTGSSNPYNMIRATFEALKVQSSPRQVASKRGKKVSDLMGRRNDGASAPVEAEAVES
- a CDS encoding adenylate kinase gives rise to the protein MNLILFGPPAAGKGTQAKRLVEQRGMVQLSTGDMLREAIASGSELGQQCQAIMSAGGLIADDIVIALIEARLKEAEDAGGAIFDGFPRTLGQAEALDAMLAKLGKKIDHVVRLKVDDTQLLERVAKRYADQGRPDDNPESFKVRLDAYNRNTAPLLPYYGDKGLLTEVDGMGSIETVAAAIDTALDAG
- the rpsK gene encoding 30S ribosomal protein S11, coding for MAKEPGRVKKRERKNITSGVAHVNASFNNTMVTITDAQGNAISWSSAGHMGFKGSRKSTPYAAQMAAEDAGKKAQEHGVKTLEVNVSGPGSGRESALRALQSVGLTITTIRDVTPMPHNGCRPPKRRRV
- the rpsN gene encoding 30S ribosomal protein S14, yielding MAKKSAVNRNEAVKALVAKYAAKRAALKATANDESLPLEERFDARLKLAELPRNSAAVRIRNRCEVTGRPRAFYRKLKMSRIALRELGNLGQIPGLTKSSW
- the rpsH gene encoding 30S ribosomal protein S8 — translated: MMINDPLSDMIARMKNAAMRKRSKVLTPASRLRQRVLDVLQDEGYIRGYSLVQNPGEFPQFEIELKYFDGQPVIAEIARVSKPGRRVYSAITDLKPVKNGLGISILSTSKGVMSDAAARDANVGGEVLCRVY
- the secY gene encoding preprotein translocase subunit SecY codes for the protein MASAAEQLAANMNMGSFAKATELHKRLLFTLGALLVYRIGTYVPIPGINSAAFLQFFQDPDGQRGVLDMFNMFSGGAVERMAVFALNVTPYISASIIVQLMGSVYPPWEKLKKEGGESGRKQLNQYTRYLTVFLALAQSFGIAAGLNAQPGLIDEPGVFFIATTVVSLTGGTMFLMWLGEQVTARGVGNGISLIIFAGIVAVLPGTIARMLGLAQQGQISAFVLLFIAVLAVATIIFIVFMERAQRRLLIQYPKRQEGNRMAGGERSFLPLKVNTAGVIPPIFASSLLLLPTTVAQMTATADLPSWMSWLPLVTAQLTHGQPLFMALYAGLIIFFCFFYTSITFNPEDTAENLRKYGGFLPGIRPGKRTAEYLDYVLTRLTVIGAAYITAVCLLPELLVANMGNSLYFGGTSILIVVSVTMDTVAQIQSQLLAHQYEGLIKKARLRGRGGRGAPAPVRR
- the rpmD gene encoding 50S ribosomal protein L30 — protein: MADKKTITVRQIGSPIRRKNDQRATLVGLGLNRMGRESTLEDTPSVRGMIAKVHHLTEIVEK
- a CDS encoding TonB family protein; this translates as MDHPLTSRRARRLGRVGVIVGVAAVHAAVFAAIGLQRAEVIDVPMLQPIQAELFRPFTPPPPPPPPERPAVVEPGGGAPAAPSRVHVTPTPPERPPELPVAPPKPAPVQSVVIGASPTATLNSGLGQGGEGTGTGSGVGEGDGPGSGSGPLILRGASSNEILAFVPPEARRQRRAGRAAINCVIRADTRLDQCQVVNESPSGFGFGEAGVRVAETHFRFRPPTTASGRAVEDFRVTVTVNFGRQ